The proteins below come from a single Aptenodytes patagonicus chromosome 2, bAptPat1.pri.cur, whole genome shotgun sequence genomic window:
- the GFUS gene encoding GDP-L-fucose synthase — translation MTEAAGLVPKRILVTGGTGLVGRAIEKVVADGEGRPDEEWIFVSSRDADLTNAVETKALFEQHKPTHVIHLAAMVGGLFKNIRYNLDFWRRNIHINDNVLHSAYETGVRKVVSCLSTCIFPDKTTYPIDESMIHNGPPHSSNFGYSYAKRMIDIQNRAYFEQHGCRFTAVIPTNVFGPHDNFNIEDGHVLPGLIHKAYLAKQTGSALTIWGTGKPRRQFIYSLDLARLFLWVLREYDEIQPIILSVGEEDEVSIREAAEAIVEAMDFRGELVFDTTKADGQFKKTASNAKLRHYLPSFQFTPFRQAVKETCAWFSANYANARK, via the exons ATGacggaggcagcggggctggtgcccAAGCGCATCCTGGTGACGGGTGGCACCGGCTTGGTGGGGAGAGCCATCGAGAAGGTGGTGGCTGATGGAGAGGGACGGCCGGATGAGGAGTGGATCTTCGTGTCCTCCAGAGACGCCGACTTGAC GAATGCCGTGGAGACCAAAGCCCTGTTCGAGCAGCACAAGCCCACCCATGTCATCCACCTGGCCGCCATGGTCGGGGGCCTCTTCAAAAACATCCGCTACAACCTGGATTTTTGG AGGAGAAACATCCATATCAACGACAACGTCCTGCACTCGGCATACGAGACGGGGGTGCGGAAGGTGGTCTCCTGCCTCTCCACCTGCATATTCCCAGACAAGACGACGTACCCCATCGATGAGAGCATG ATTCACAACGGGCCACCTCACAGCTCCAACTTCGGCTACTCCTACGCCAAGAGGATGATCGACATCCAGAATAG GGCCTACTTTGAGCAGCACGGCTGCCGCTTCACCGCCGTCATTCCCACCAACGTCTTCGGACCACATGACAACTTCAACATCGAGGACGGCCACGTCTTGCCGGGGCTTATCCATAAGGCCTACCTCGCCAAAC AGACTGGCTCAGCTCTGACCATCTGGGGCACTGGCAAGCCTAGGAGACAGTTCATCTACTCCCTG GACCTGGCCCGGCTCTTCCTTTGGGTCCTGCGGGAATACGATGAGATACAGCCCATCATCTTGTCAG TGGGAGAAGAAGATGAAGTCTCCatcagggaggcagcagaggcGATCGTGGAGGCCATGGACTTCAGGGGAGAGCTTGTT TTCGACACCACCAAAGCAGACGGGCAGTTCAAGAAGACGGCCAGCAATGCCAAGCTACGGCACTACCTGCCCAGCTTCCAGTTCACACCCTTCAGGCAAG ctgtgAAGGAGACCTGCGCCTGGTTCAGCGCCAACTATGCCAACGCCAGGAAGTGA